A genomic segment from Triticum dicoccoides isolate Atlit2015 ecotype Zavitan chromosome 1A, WEW_v2.0, whole genome shotgun sequence encodes:
- the LOC119289099 gene encoding probable homogentisate phytyltransferase 2, chloroplastic encodes MASLASPPVPSHAPTTAARFLPAPAGRGRRPSPPAASPIFSSASTRFTLSPRAPCGAARPRRRDAVRACSQAGAAGPAPLSKTLSDLKDSCWRFLRPHTIRGTALGSTALVARALLENPQLIDWRLVFKALYGLVALICGNGYIVGINQIYDIGIDKVNKPYLPIAAGDLSVQSAWLLVVAFAVVGFSIVVSNFGPFITSLYCLGLFLGTIYSVPPFRLKRYPVAAFLIIATVRGFLLNFGVYYATRAALGLAFQWSSPVAFITCFVTVFALVIAITKDLPDVEGDRKFQISTLATKLGVRNIAFLGSGLLLANYVAAIVVPFLIPQAFRSFVMVPFHAALAVALIFQTWVLEQAKYSKDAISQYYRFIWNLFYAEYIFFPLL; translated from the exons ATGGCTTCCCTCGCCTCCCCTCCCGTCCCCTCCCACGCGCCCACCACCGCCGCTCGCTTCCTCCCCGCCCCGGCCGGCCGCGGCAGGCGCCCGTCGCCGCCGGCCGCTTCACCTATCTTCTCCTCTGCTTCCACCCGATTCACTCTGTCCCCGCGCGCCCCCTGCGGCGCCGCCCGACCGCGCCGGCGCGACGCCGTGCGG GCATGCTCTCAAGCTGGTGCAGCTGGGCCAGCTCCACTGTCGAAGACACTATCAGACCTAAAGGATTCCTGCTGGAGATTTTTAAGGCCACACACAATTCGTGGAACTGCTTTGGGATCCAC AGCCTTGGTTGCTAGAGCATTATTAGAGAATCCCCAATTGATCGATTGGCGCTTGGTATTCAAAGCACTCTATGGGCTTGTAGCTTTGATCTGCGGCAACGGTTACATTGTTGGGATTAATCAGATCTATGACATTGGAATTGACAA GGTGAACAAACCATATTTACCTATTGCTGCTGGTGATCTCTCTGTTCAGTCAGCATGGTTACTGGTCGTAGCATTCGCAGTGGTGGGCTTCTCAATTGTCGTTTCAAACTTTGGACCTTTCATCACCTCTCTTTACTGCCTTGGTCTATTTCTTGGCACTATATATTCTGTTCCTCCATTCAGACTGAAGAGATATCCAGTTGCTGCTTTTCTTATCATTGCAACG GTTCGCGGATTCCTTCTCAACTTTGGCGTGTACTATGCTACTAGAGCTGCATTAGGTCTTGCATTCCAGTGGAG CTCGCCTGTTGCTTTTATTACATGCTTTGTGACAGTATTTGCTCTGGTCATTGCTATAACCAAAGATCTTCCGGATGTTGAAGGAGACCGCAA ATTCCAAATATCAACTTTGGCGACAAAGCTTGGTGTCAGAAATATTGCCTTCCTTGGCTCTGGTTTATTGTTGGCAAATTATGTTGCTGCTATTGTAGTACCTTTTCTTATTCCTCAG GCTTTCAGGAGCTTTGTAATGGTGCCTTTTCATGCTGCTCTTGCAGTTGCTTTAATTTTTCAG ACATGGGTTCTGGAGCAAGCAAAGTATAGTAAG GATGCTATTTCACAGTACTACCGGTTCATCTGGAACCTCTTCTACGCCGAATACATCTTCTTCCCGTTGTTATAG
- the LOC119328171 gene encoding transcription factor LATE FLOWERING-like has protein sequence MDAFGWSTQPPVTTVPSCPTDDALLAAFLGAGSFEELHSAGAGDGTVCSDAYHGGLDLPSCQSDLSLLRCQDGVALPGHGDGDASSNVFLDSAGCFLPAIAGAHDGLHDRFAFVPDDPAQAAGSNTAFSGYSTTTGGVGGGNVSSGESNTYGGGGHDTEVASPPCAVSSRRVQQISQVAPPPTNGNKMPDKLPAAAATTVEGRERWGTNRAAAPTTSITFGHSGGRRGYEPDKEAIAQVKEMIYRAAAMRPLPSLTDATAGETPHEPSSSKPRRRKNVRISSDPQTVAARLRREKVSERLRALQRLVPGGSKMDTASMLDEAASYLKFLKSQVAALESLGGGGGAGGDDDGRYSSVQRYTGRNFNPSARGIGGGGSTVLSFGRDGVAGYVRSSRN, from the coding sequence ATGGACGCCTTCGGCTGGAGCACGCAGCCTCCTGTGACGACCGTGCCGAGCTGCCCGACCGACGACGCCCTCCTCGCCGCCTTCCTGGGCGCGGGCAGCTTCGAGGAGCTCCACTCCGCCGGCGCCGGCGACGGCACCGTGTGCTCCGACGCCTACCACGGCGGCCTCGACCTGCCGTCGTGCCAGAGCGACCTCAGCCTCCTGCGGTGCCAGGACGGCGTGGCGCTTCCCGGCCACGGCGACGGCGACGCGTCGTCCAACGTCTTTCTCGACTCGGCGGGTTGTTTCCTCCCGGCTATCGCCGGCGCGCATGATGGGCTCCATGACAGGTTCGCGTTCGTCCCTGATGATCCCGCGCAGGCTGCCGGCTCCAACACCGCCTTCTCCGGGTACAGCACCACCACCGGAGGCGTCGGCGGTGGGAACGTCTCCTCCGGCGAGTCCAACACGTACGGCGGTGGCGGGCACGATACGGAGGTTGCGTCGCCGCCATGCGCCGTGTCGTCGCGGCGGGTGCAGCAGATTAGTCAGGTGGCCCCGCCCCCAACGAATGGGAACAAGATGCCGGACAAGCTCCCggcagcggcggcgacgacggtggaGGGCAGAGAACGCTGGGGCACGAACCGAGCCGCCGCGCCGACGACCAGCATCACGTTCGGGCACAGCGGCGGCCGGCGCGGGTACGAGCCGGACAAGGAGGCGATAGCGCAGGTCAAGGAGATGATCTACCGCGCGGCGGCGATGCGCCCCTTGCCCAGCTTGACCGACGCCACCGCCGGAGAGACGCCGCATGAGCCGTCGTCGTCGAAGCCCCGGCGGCGCAAGAACGTGCGGATATCGAGCGACCCGCAGACGGTGGCGGCGCGGCTGCGGCGGGAGAAGGTGAGCGAGCGGCTGCGGGCGCTGCAGAGGCTGGTGCCGGGAGGGAGCAAGATGGACACGGCGTCCATGCTCGACGAGGCGGCCAGCTACCTCAAGTTCCTCAAGTCGCAGGTCGCGGCCCTGGAAAGCctaggcggcgggggcggcgccggcggTGACGACGACGGCCGGTACTCGTCGGTGCAACGGTACACGGGAAGGAATTTCAACCCTTCGGCCCGtggcatcggcggcggcggcagcaccgTACTCTCCTTCGGGAGAGACGGCGTCGCTGGCTACGTGAGATCCAGTAGGAACTGA
- the LOC119328262 gene encoding G-type lectin S-receptor-like serine/threonine-protein kinase At2g19130, whose protein sequence is MASWFPPSCSLLLHLLVVAALLALSHGSSSNATDTITASRPLSGDQKLISQRGKFALGFFQPQAEGSGGRWYVGIWYNKIPVQTIVWVANREKPISDPASSSLTISADGNIVLRQSKSIVWSSNSTNEAFNSTIAVLLDTGNLVVRHKSNSSHVGWQSFDDMTDTWLPGNKLSFNKVTGVSNRIISWKNNGDPAPGMFTVEMDPNGSKQYIILWNSSMVYWETGNWTGSSFPNMPELSRANTYPNTPYTYQFVDNEQETYFTYNVTDDRILSRHVISVSGQTQSSVWVEAAQAWVVYFSQPKANCDVYGFCGAYSKCSGSALSSSCSCLKGFSERDPTSWNLGDPTAGCRRNVQLQCSSKGLEKEKQDRFYTINSVKLPDKAYTSIEGTSNQNCQSACLNNCSCTAYSYNGTCSLWYVELLNLQDTIDGSPDNIHIRVGASELPDSRTKRRWIAGVAVGGVAALGCAVIALYFLLRRMRRINSMNLAKGSLISFKYNDLQFLTKNFSEILGVGAFGSVFKGVLPDATIMAVKKLEGLRQGEKQFRAEVSTIGTIQHVNLIQLLGFCSEGTKRLLVYEYMPNGSLDHHLFRSSGAPLSWSTRYQIATGVARGLTYLHEECRDCIIHCDIKPENILLGESLIPKVADFGLAKLLGRDFSRVLTSMRGTIGYLAPEWISGEAITTKADVFSYGMMLFEIISGKRNNMHTATSRYTFFPMLVVRKLVEGDVQTLIDSELVSDVDLRELERACMVACWCVQDSESSRPTMGEIVQILEGLVNVEMPPVPRYLQVLAEGVKPSEVSDLS, encoded by the exons ATGGCGAGCTGGTTTCCtccttcctgctccctcctcctgcacTTGCTCGTCGTCGCGGCACTGCTGGCCCTGTCACATGGGTCGTCCTCGAATGCCACCGACACGATCACGGCGAGCCGGCCGCTCTCCGGGGACCAGAAGTTGATCTCGCAGCGCGGCAAATTCGCGCTCGGGTTCTTCCAGCCTCAAG CTGAAGGATCTGGAGGCAGGTGGTACGTGGGTATTTGGTACAACAAAATCCCGGTGCAAACTATTGTATGGGTAGCCAACAGGGAGAAACCAATATCTGATCCAGCCTCATCAAGCCTGACGATCTCTGCCGACGGAAATATTGTCCTCCGTCAGTCCAAATCGATTGTCTGGTCAAGCAATTCAACCAATGAAGCTTTTAATTCCACCATTGCCGTGCTCCTCGACACAGGGAACCTAGTGGTTAGACACAAGTCCAACAGCTCCCATGTGGGCTGGCAAAGTTTCGATGATATGACAGACACATGGCTCCCAGGTAATAAGCTCAGTTTTAACAAGGTGACTGGTGTGTCCAACCGGATCATTTCTTGGAAAAACAATGGTGATCCAGCACCAGGAATGTTCACCGTGGAGATGGACCCAAATGGCTCAAAGCAATACATCATCCTATGGAATAGCTCCATGGTGTACTGGGAAACTGGCAACTGGACCGGCAGCTCATTTCCTAACATGCCGGAGTTGTCGCGTGCAAATACCTATCCCAACACCCCATACACTTATCAGTTTGTTGACAATGAGCAGGAAACATACTTCACCTACAATGTCACCGATGACAGAATATTGTCAAGGCATGTCATTAGCGTGTCGGGTCAAACTCAGTCTTCTGTATGGGTGGAGGCTGCACAGGCCTGGGTGGTCTATTTTTCACAACCAAAAGCCAACTGCGATGTGTATGGATTTTGTGGAGCTTACAGCAAGTGCAGTGGGAGTGCCCTGTCATCATCGTGTAGCTGCCTCAAGGGCTTCAGTGAGCGTGATCCAACTAGTTGGAATCTGGGTGATCCAACCGCAGGTTGTAGGAGAAATGTCCAATTGCAGTGTAGCAGCAAGGGCTTGGAGAAAGAAAAGCAGGATAGGTTCTATACAATCAATAGTGTGAAACTGCCTGACAAAGCATACACTAGTATTGAGGGTACCAGCAATCAGAACTGCCAATCAGCTTGCCTGAACAATTGTTCATGTACCGCCTACTCTTATAACGGCACATGCTCACTTTGGTATGTGGAACTTCTGAATTTGCAAGACACCATTGACGGTTCTCCGGATAACATTCATATAAGGGTGGGAGCCTCTGAGTTACCAGATTCAAGAACCAAGAGACGGTGGATTGCTGGAGTTGCCGTTGGTGGAGTTGCTGCTCTTGGTTGTGCAGTGATCGCTTTATATTTCCTTCTCCGCAGGATGAGAAGAATTAATAGTATGAATCTTGCTAAGGGATCTCTGATCAGCTTTAAATACAATGATCTGCAGTTCCTTACCAAAAATTTCTCTGAGATATTGGGCGTGGGAGCTTTTGGCTCTGTGTTCAAAGGAGTTCTACCAGACGCAACTATAATGGCGGTGAAGAAGCTGGAGGGCCTCCGTCAAGGGGAGAAGCAATTCCGGGCTGAAGTGAGTACTATTGGAACAATTCAGCATGTCAACTTGATTCAACTACTTGGTTTTTGTTCTGAAGGAACGAAGCGGTTGCTTGTCTATGAGTATATGCCCAATGGTTCATTGGATCATCATCTGTTTAGGAGCAGCGGTGCGCCTTTAAGTTGGAGCACAAGATACCAAATCGCGACCGGAGTTGCACGGGGATTAACTTACCTGCACGAGGAGTGCAGGGATTGCATCATACATTGTGATATCAAGCCAGAAAATATATTATTGGGTGAATCACTAATTCCAAAGGTGGCAGACTTTGGATTGGCAAAGCTCCTTGGCCGAGATTTTAGTAGGGTTTTAACATCAATGAGAGGCACCATAGGCTATCTTGCACCTGAGTGGATAAGTGGTGAGGCTATCACAACAAAGGCTGATGTTTTCAGCTATGGAATGATGCTTTTTGAGATTATATCTGGCAAGAGGAACAATATGCATACTGCCACAAGTAGATATACATTTTTTCCTATGTTGGTAGTGAGGAAGCTAGTGGAAGGAGATGTGCAAACATTGATTGATTCTGAACTTGTCAGTGATGTGGACCTAAGGGAGCTTGAAAGGGCATGCATGGTTGCCTGTTGGTGTGTGCAAGACAGTGAGAGCTCCAGGCCAACGATGGGGGAAATTGTTCAGATCCTAGAAGGGTTGGTTAATGTTGAAATGCCGCCTGTTCCAAGGTATCTTCAAGTTCTTGCTGAAGGTGTAAAACCGTCTGAAGTTTCTGATCTTTCATGA